The DNA segment atatatatacatacatatataaatatatatgtttaaaaaaaatgaagttaAAATTCAGCATATAATTACAAAATGTGTCAATATATAGATCAAATTTGCAATACAAACGAGAGCACaattatttcatatatataatcTAGATAAGTTAATTCATTTTAAGTAAATAACCAgaaattgttaaaataaaacaaaacaaaacacgaAAAATTTACAAACGTTGATCcgtgaattaattaaattgaaaGCAAACTCAAACTCTAATGAAATAAACAAGAAAATGAATTCACGGttataaaatcaaaattgaaGTTTGAATACACAAACAAACTAAAAATGATTATTGTTATCCTGGTATGCACAGATGATGAGTCCGGGGTCACCCTGGTAGGCCCAGACGGTGAATCCGGGGTCGTCTTGCAAGACGGGAGCCCGGCATCATCCCGGGTGATGGGCCCGGGATCATCTTGTAAACCGGGAACCCAGGAGCTCCCTCAGGGGGCTCCATCCCGGGTGATGGGCCCAGGATCATCTTGTAAACCGGGAACCCAGGAGCTCCCTCAGGGGCCCACAGATGCAAGGATAAGTATCCGGAAACCAGGGGCCGGTAATACTCAGTGGGCCCAGggtcattttatataaaatgaagCCCATACCTCTTTTACGTGTGGCAGACTCTTACTGCAAATCAAATCATTAGGCAACATGGTGAAACAGTATGAGCTCGGTATGGGCTCTCCCTAATATGGCAGGAAGGTCAATCCTACGTGACAACTATCCCATCACAAAAACAGTTGTCAGTTGGGCCATGCTGGACAATCATGGAAAAAGGCCGGGTCAATGCGTATAAAAGGGAGGTCCCTTTACTACAAACGGGCATGAGAAAAAAATAGAAGGAaaaaacaacaactcaaaaaagAACCCACGCCGGGACATTCATTTTATGATGTTCGcatcattggcgccgtctgtgggaacttGAGATTTAAGACGTGGATATGACGATTATTGAGGATCCTGAAAGCTCCTAGCGAGCGATGGAAAATCTGCGGGAGCAAGTGAACGCCATGGTAGAGGCAGCATTACAAAGGATCCTAGCTCTACAACAGGAGAAGAGGGAAGGCGATCCGGAGAAGCAACAGGAGCAGGAGCAGGAGAGGAACCAGGGGGAACTAGGGAAGGAGCAGGAAAAAACAGTAGATAAGGTGCGGGAAGAAGGAAAAGAGAAGGAGAAGAGAGGAGGAGGACGAGAGGGCATACAGGCGGAACAGGAGGCAGAATCACATGCTGAATCTGCCCATGTCACCATGGTGGGGGAATTGGAACTGctgaaacaaaaaattttaaagttgGAAAACACTGACTCGCGGGAATCTTCGCGAGTCAAAAGCTCGGGATGCCCTTTCTCGCCGGAGATTATTAAAGAGCCCTTGCCATTCCAATTCAAATCAGCGAAGATCAAAGGGTACGATGGTAGTGGTGATCCAGAGGAGCACATGGCCCGGTTCGAAAATGTGGCCATGTTACATTGTTATAATGATCAAATCAAGTGTAAAATTTTCTTAACCACATTGGAAGATTCTGCCCAACGGTGGTTTGAAAACTTGGAGGACGGAAGCATTGATGTCTTTAAGAAGTTTCGGGAAATCTTTCTGCAGCATTTCAGCAGCAGTAAACGGTACCGAAAGACTACCCTCAGTCTTTTTGAGGTAAAGCAGGTTGGAGAGGAATCTCTAAGGGCATACATCAAGAAGTTCAACAAAATAACTTTAGAGATTCCAGCGTGCGCACCGAAAACCCGGATCACAGCCTTTACCCAAGGTCTCAGGGAGGGAAAATTCTTCCGGTCGCTGGTAAAGAAAACCCCTCGAAACTTTGAAGACCTCTTAGCCCGGGCTGAAAAGTACATTAACATGGAGGAGGCCCAGAAGCAAAAGAGGGATAAAGACAAGCGAGAGGGGAACAGAGAGAGAGGAAATAGGAATAACTCGGGGGGAGGGAAAAATGATTATCTGGGGAGGTTGATGGCTCATGCCCTGCCGAAAGTAACTAGAGATCGAGGGGTCCATGTGTGCGAGGAGGAAGTTCGGCAGACCTCCCAAAAAGGAGCGGGAAAATATTGCTCCATCCACGAGGTCAACACTCATGATACCAGCGAGTGCAGAAGACACGCTCCGGATGCAAAAAGGCCGGTGTCAGGAGAGGAAAGGCGGATGGATAAAAGACAGCGAGGGCCTTATCGGGCACCGGGATTTGCGACACACAGGCCTAATGAGGCTATCTCAGaaaaagcccgggaggttccaccTCAGCGATTGGAGGATAGGACACGAGACGGACCCTCCCGAGGAGTCATCAACATGATATCAAGGGGGTCCACTGATGGGGATTCGAATAGGGCCCGGAAATCTTGGAGTAAGAGAGAAGTATTGGGGTTAGAAGCCCGGAAAGTAACCTCTTGCCCGGTCATTTCCTTCGGGCCAGAGGATTTGAAGGACGTGGTCACCCCTCATAATGATGCCTTGCTCATCCAAGCCAGGGTGGCCAACTATGACATAAGGCGGGTTTTCGTTGATTCTGGAAGCTCGGTAAATGTCATTTTCCAAGAAGCTTTTGAGAAAATGGACCTGCTGGGATGTGAGGTCAATTTGGTGAAAACCTCTCTCTACGGGTTCGCAGGGCACACAGTACAGCCTCGGGGAGAGGTTTGGTTGCCCATTACCCTGGGAGCCGGTGAATTGAGAAGAACTATCATGACTCTCTTTTCAATAGTAGAAGCTCCATCTTCCTATAATGTCATCTTGGGGAGACCAGCTTTGAACGCCTTCATGGCTGTGGCTTCTGCATATCATCAAAAGATTAAATTCCCGGTGGGAAACCAGATAGGGGAAGTAAAAG comes from the Henckelia pumila isolate YLH828 chromosome 1, ASM3356847v2, whole genome shotgun sequence genome and includes:
- the LOC140863540 gene encoding uncharacterized protein, with amino-acid sequence MENLREQVNAMVEAALQRILALQQEKREGDPEKQQEQEQERNQGELGKEQEKTVDKVREEGKEKEKRGGGREGIQAEQEAESHAESAHVTMVGELELLKQKILKLENTDSRESSRVKSSGCPFSPEIIKEPLPFQFKSAKIKGYDGSGDPEEHMARFENVAMLHCYNDQIKCKIFLTTLEDSAQRWFENLEDGSIDVFKKFREIFLQHFSSSKRYRKTTLSLFEVKQVGEESLRAYIKKFNKITLEIPACAPKTRITAFTQGLREGKFFRSLVKKTPRNFEDLLARAEKYINMEEAQKQKRDKDKREGNRERGNRNNSGGGKNDYLGRLMAHALPKVTRDRGVHVCEEEVRQTSQKGAGKYCSIHEVNTHDTSECRRHAPDAKRPVSGEERRMDKRQRGPYRAPGFATHRPNEAISEKAREVPPQRLEDRTRDGPSRGVINMISRGSTDGDSNRARKSWSKREVLGLEARKVTSCPVISFGPEDLKDVVTPHNDALLIQARVANYDIRRVFVDSGSSVNVIFQEAFEKMDLLGCEVNLVKTSLYGFAGHTVQPRGEVWLPITLGAGELRRTIMTLFSIVEAPSSYNVILGRPALNAFMAVASAYHQKIKFPVGNQIGEVKGDQPSSRRCYADTVRVDNKKARGEQGRGDPGKKEVCTIGEVKEEHEVVQLFPEQPGKIVKVARDLEVGLMNQLKACLAKNTDVFAWSSQELTGIPPQVAEHKLNILPGARVIKQKKRHFGADKDKVIADQVRELKEAGHIQEVQFPTWLSNVVLVPKATGKWRMCIDFRNLNEACPKDCCPLPRVDQLVDSTSGFELLSFMDAYQGYHQIPLAQEDQDKVSFITSGGTFCYVVMPFGLKNAGATYQRMMDKVFQGQLGRNVEVYVDDILVKSRAGRDFIPDLEETFNTL